In Thermodesulfobacteriota bacterium, the genomic stretch TTGCCGTGACGATAGGCGCATCCGACGGAAGGGCAAGGTCGATAGAGCGCATAAGAGAGCCGCTTGAAAGGGAAGGCTGAATAGGGATGGAACCCAGGAAGCAGATCGAGATAATTAAAAGGGGTGTTGCCGGGATAATCTCCGAGGAAGAGCTCATTAAGAAGCTCGAAGGCTCGGCCAAGACCGGAAAGCCACTGAGGATAAAGGCCGGGTTCGACCCGACCGCGCCTGACCTCCATCTCGGGCACACGGTCCTTATCCGGAAATTGAAGGACTTCCAGGATCTCGGACACCAGGTGCTTCTCCTTATAGGCGACTTCACCGGCATGATAGGCGACCCCACCGGCAAGAACGAGACGAGGAAGCCCTTGACCGCCGATGAGGTAAAGAAAAACGCCCGCACGTATACGCAGCAGGCATTCAAGATACTCGACGAGAAGAAGACCGAGGTGGTCTTCAACAGCGAATGGATGGGACGACTGAGCTCGGTGGACATGATAAACCTGGCGTCGAGGTATACTGTCGCAAGGATGCTCGAACGGGACGACTTCCAGAAGAGGTACACGGAAGGGAGGCCCATAGCCATACACGAATTCATATACCCGCTTATACAGGGATACGACTCGGTGGTGCTTAAGTCAGACGTGGAGCTCGGCGGAACCGACCAGCTCTTTAACCTGCTTGTCGGCAGGGAGCTTCAGAGGGAGATGGGGCAGGAGCCGCAGGTGGTCATAACCACCCCGCTACTCGAAGGCACGGACGGCGTGCAGAAGATGAGCAAGTCCCTCGGTAATTATATCGGCATAACCGAGCCCCCGGGAGAGATATTCGGCAAGGTCATGAGCGTCTCGGACGAGCT encodes the following:
- the tyrS gene encoding tyrosine--tRNA ligase, with protein sequence MEPRKQIEIIKRGVAGIISEEELIKKLEGSAKTGKPLRIKAGFDPTAPDLHLGHTVLIRKLKDFQDLGHQVLLLIGDFTGMIGDPTGKNETRKPLTADEVKKNARTYTQQAFKILDEKKTEVVFNSEWMGRLSSVDMINLASRYTVARMLERDDFQKRYTEGRPIAIHEFIYPLIQGYDSVVLKSDVELGGTDQLFNLLVGRELQREMGQEPQVVITTPLLEGTDGVQKMSKSLGNYIGITEPPGEIFGKVMSVSDELMMKYYELLSSAPAERVGEIRAGKAHPRDAKESLAKELTARYWGEAEAERAAVEFKALFSRKEIPEDIEAVEIRDYPNRGLLTAMKCAGLAATTSEARRLVEQGGVRVDGEKVTDWKIELPQGKQVLIQAGKRFFKKVSFA